One genomic window of Fundidesulfovibrio soli includes the following:
- a CDS encoding peptidase U32 family protein, translated as MNHTPEILAPAGDAQSFLAALSAGADAVYCGLKHFSARMQAENFSIQELARLTTLAHDMGRKVYVAMNTLVKPGEEGKAGRLADRLARVVHPDALIIQDLGSAVVARQAGYKGELHLSTLANVSSPSALSVMPQLGISRVVLPRELNVDEMRLMAAACPEGVELETFVHGALCHNISGRCWWSSFLGGKSGLRGRCVQPCRRVFNRKGHPGRYFSCQDLSLDVLAKALLTIPQVKAWKIEGRKKGPHYVFYTTTAYRMLRDAPDDPSAKKAALSYIEQALGRPSTHYSFLPQKARNPVDAMSQTGSGLLVGRVNLREGRKYFVNPRQPLLAGDLLRLGYEDELGHQVARVTRSVPKGGRFDFSIAPGAGRPRAGMSVFLIDRREPELMRRIELLEAQLNKIPELDSVESKYAPVMPKPYKPARGERCESVHIWRQPPKGPAKGAAGVWVSATKTQHLPLGRASSTWWWLPPVIWPNEEKDFADILEVILKRGGKRFVLNAPWQTGLLRKRREMELWAGPFCNVSNPLALSTLKDMGFDGAIISPELSGEEVMSLPKRSPLPLGVVTYGLWPLGISRTLSQDIKSCEPLTSPKGEVCFSTRYGQNFWIYPNWELDLTEKEDSLCKAGFMQMIHMREPLPKGMERKERGCVFNWDIGVL; from the coding sequence ATGAACCACACCCCCGAAATCCTCGCTCCAGCCGGTGACGCCCAATCCTTCCTGGCCGCCCTCTCCGCCGGAGCCGACGCAGTATACTGCGGGCTCAAGCATTTCTCCGCCCGCATGCAGGCCGAGAACTTCTCCATCCAGGAGCTCGCCCGCCTGACCACCCTGGCCCACGACATGGGCCGCAAGGTCTATGTGGCCATGAACACCCTGGTCAAACCCGGCGAGGAAGGCAAGGCGGGCCGCCTGGCCGACCGCCTGGCCCGCGTGGTCCACCCCGACGCGCTCATCATCCAGGACCTGGGCTCGGCCGTGGTGGCCCGCCAGGCCGGATACAAGGGCGAGCTGCACCTCTCCACCCTGGCCAACGTCTCCTCCCCCTCGGCCCTCTCCGTGATGCCCCAGCTGGGCATCAGCCGCGTGGTGCTGCCGCGCGAGCTGAACGTGGACGAGATGCGCCTCATGGCCGCCGCCTGCCCCGAGGGCGTCGAGCTGGAGACCTTCGTGCACGGCGCGCTCTGCCACAACATTTCCGGCCGCTGCTGGTGGTCGAGCTTCCTGGGCGGCAAGAGCGGCCTGCGCGGGCGCTGCGTGCAGCCCTGCCGCCGGGTGTTCAACCGCAAGGGGCATCCCGGGCGCTACTTCTCCTGCCAGGACCTCTCCCTGGACGTGCTGGCCAAAGCCCTGCTGACCATCCCCCAGGTGAAGGCCTGGAAGATCGAAGGCCGCAAGAAAGGCCCGCACTACGTGTTCTACACCACCACGGCCTACCGCATGCTGCGTGACGCCCCGGACGACCCGAGCGCCAAGAAGGCCGCCCTCTCCTACATCGAGCAGGCCCTGGGCCGCCCCTCCACCCACTACAGCTTCCTGCCCCAGAAGGCCCGCAACCCCGTGGACGCCATGAGCCAGACCGGCTCCGGCCTGCTGGTGGGCCGCGTGAACCTGCGCGAGGGCCGCAAGTATTTCGTCAACCCGCGCCAGCCGCTGTTGGCGGGCGACCTGCTGCGCCTGGGCTACGAGGACGAGCTCGGCCACCAGGTGGCGCGTGTGACGCGCTCCGTGCCCAAGGGCGGCCGTTTCGACTTCTCCATCGCCCCCGGGGCCGGACGCCCGCGCGCCGGCATGAGCGTGTTCCTGATCGACCGCCGCGAGCCCGAGCTGATGCGCCGCATCGAATTGCTGGAGGCGCAGCTGAACAAGATCCCCGAGCTGGACTCCGTGGAGTCGAAATACGCGCCGGTGATGCCCAAGCCCTACAAGCCCGCGCGGGGCGAGCGCTGCGAATCCGTGCACATCTGGCGCCAGCCTCCCAAAGGCCCGGCCAAGGGCGCGGCGGGCGTGTGGGTCTCGGCCACCAAGACGCAGCACCTGCCGCTGGGGCGCGCCTCCTCCACCTGGTGGTGGCTGCCCCCGGTCATCTGGCCCAACGAGGAGAAGGATTTCGCGGACATCCTCGAGGTCATCCTCAAGCGCGGCGGCAAGCGCTTCGTGCTCAACGCCCCCTGGCAGACCGGGCTCCTGCGCAAGCGCCGCGAGATGGAGCTGTGGGCCGGGCCGTTCTGCAACGTGAGCAACCCCCTGGCCCTCTCCACGCTGAAGGACATGGGCTTCGACGGCGCGATCATCTCCCCGGAGCTGTCCGGCGAGGAGGTCATGTCCCTGCCCAAGCGCAGCCCCCTGCCCCTGGGCGTGGTCACCTACGGGCTGTGGCCCTTGGGCATCAGCCGCACGCTCAGCCAGGACATCAAGTCCTGCGAGCCCCTGACCAGCCCCAAGGGCGAAGTCTGCTTCTCCACCCGCTACGGCCAGAACTTCTGGATCTACCCCAACTGGGAGCTGGACCTGACCGAGAAGGAGGACAGCCTCTGCAAGGCCGGGTTCATGCAGATGATCCACATGCGCGAGCCCCTGCCCAAGGGCATGGAGCGCAAGGAAAGGGGTTGCGTGTTCAACTGGGACATCGGGGTGCTGTAG
- a CDS encoding GGDEF domain-containing protein: protein MDHVCSEIKESCDIKKLCASLAKAGTPQDVRWKSLFLFVSFIKEIQFLSSAQKEDIQLIALEALKSLKFDNDSFADVSNRIGARVTSESIDSVNKMFDEIVQAINASKEVIKKRCNNLVDFNNELSNDMRKFSSIEEAVQFVNRNVSEFADLLAQDAESLDAICNLDPLTGLRNRRCFELTVEQLVKSTFEGSRPAYVAMLDVDNFKKFNDSYGHLVGDQVLREVGNLLNEVESKANSPQSGFLAGRYGGEEFVVYLDGVDDEKAFMVAEHIRRSLESKVFKARDVDGALLYGGLKITCSIGLAKLHNDGGKQCYLSALKRADEALYFSKKSGKNRTSVQ, encoded by the coding sequence ATGGATCATGTTTGTAGTGAAATTAAAGAATCATGTGACATCAAGAAGCTGTGCGCGTCTTTGGCCAAGGCGGGGACGCCCCAGGATGTGCGCTGGAAGTCGTTGTTCCTGTTCGTGTCATTCATAAAAGAAATTCAATTCTTGTCGTCCGCACAAAAGGAAGACATCCAGCTTATCGCCCTGGAAGCACTCAAGTCTTTGAAGTTCGACAACGATTCATTCGCGGATGTCTCAAATAGGATAGGCGCGCGTGTGACTTCGGAGTCGATTGACAGCGTCAACAAGATGTTCGACGAGATCGTCCAGGCCATCAATGCCTCGAAAGAAGTCATCAAAAAACGGTGCAATAATCTCGTCGACTTCAACAATGAACTGTCGAACGACATGCGGAAGTTCAGTTCGATTGAAGAGGCCGTGCAGTTCGTCAACAGAAACGTGTCCGAGTTCGCGGACCTGCTGGCTCAGGATGCGGAAAGCCTGGACGCCATCTGCAATCTGGACCCTCTGACCGGGTTGCGGAACCGCAGGTGCTTCGAACTGACCGTCGAGCAGCTCGTCAAGAGCACGTTCGAGGGGAGCAGGCCCGCGTATGTCGCCATGCTGGACGTGGATAATTTCAAGAAATTCAACGATAGTTACGGCCACCTTGTAGGCGATCAGGTGCTGCGGGAGGTCGGCAATCTCCTGAATGAAGTGGAGAGCAAGGCCAACTCCCCCCAGAGCGGGTTCCTTGCCGGGAGGTATGGCGGCGAGGAGTTCGTGGTGTACCTGGATGGCGTCGATGACGAGAAGGCGTTCATGGTTGCCGAACACATCAGGCGCTCTCTGGAGTCTAAGGTGTTCAAGGCGCGCGACGTGGACGGGGCGCTGCTCTATGGCGGACTCAAGATAACGTGCAGCATCGGCCTGGCCAAGCTCCACAACGATGGCGGCAAGCAGTGTTATCTGTCCGCGCTCAAGCGCGCGGACGAGGCGCTGTATTTTTCCAAGAAGTCCGGCAAGAACAGGACCAGCGTGCAATAG